One segment of Massilia sp. Se16.2.3 DNA contains the following:
- a CDS encoding alpha/beta fold hydrolase — translation MGVRAYRELIVTDLTPELAKITVPVTVLYVQPKSVPIPAAMFDGFYKTAYAPVKSLNLKRIEDSAHFIMWDQPQRFQGEVKAFLGTP, via the coding sequence GTGGGCGTGCGCGCCTACCGCGAACTGATCGTCACCGACCTCACGCCCGAACTGGCGAAGATCACCGTCCCGGTCACCGTGCTGTATGTCCAGCCGAAGAGCGTGCCGATTCCCGCGGCGATGTTCGATGGCTTTTATAAAACCGCCTACGCACCCGTGAAAAGCCTGAACCTGAAGCGCATCGAGGACAGCGCCCACTTCATCATGTGGGACCAGCCCCAGCGCTTCCAGGGCGAGGTCAAGGCTTTCCTCGGTACGCCTTGA
- the eno gene encoding phosphopyruvate hydratase, with protein MSAIVDIIGREIIDSRGNPTVECDVLLESGVMGRAAVPSGASTGSREAIELRDGDPKRYFGKGVLQACENINTEISEAIMGLDANEQAFLDRTLIDLDGTENKSRLGANAMLAVSMAVAKAAAEEAGLPLYRYFGGSGAMQMPVPMMNVINGGAHADNNLDIQEFMIIPVGAPSFKEAIRYGAEVFHTLKKILHSKGLSTAVGDEGGFAPSVANHEEAIKLIMQAIEQAGYEAGTQIAIGLDCAASEFYKDGKYHLEGEGLQLTSTDFTNMLATWVDKYPIISIEDAMHEGDWEGWATLTAALGKRVQLVGDDLFVTNTKILKEGIQKGIANSILIKINQIGTLTETFAAIEMAKRAGYTAVISHRSGETEDSTIADIAVGLNALQIKTGSMSRSDRMAKYNQLLRIEEDLGDVASYPGRDAFYNLK; from the coding sequence ATGAGTGCTATCGTTGATATTATCGGCCGCGAAATCATTGACTCGCGCGGCAATCCGACCGTCGAATGCGACGTGCTGCTGGAATCGGGCGTGATGGGCCGTGCGGCCGTGCCGTCGGGCGCGTCGACCGGTTCGCGCGAAGCGATCGAACTGCGTGACGGCGACCCGAAGCGTTACTTCGGCAAGGGCGTGCTGCAGGCCTGCGAGAACATCAACACCGAGATCAGCGAAGCAATCATGGGCCTGGACGCCAACGAACAGGCTTTCCTGGACCGTACCCTGATCGACCTGGACGGCACCGAGAACAAGAGCCGCCTGGGCGCGAACGCCATGCTGGCCGTGTCGATGGCCGTCGCCAAGGCTGCCGCCGAGGAAGCGGGCCTGCCTTTGTATCGCTACTTCGGTGGTTCGGGCGCGATGCAGATGCCGGTACCGATGATGAACGTCATCAACGGCGGCGCCCACGCCGACAACAACCTGGACATCCAGGAATTCATGATCATCCCGGTCGGCGCGCCTTCGTTCAAGGAAGCCATCCGCTACGGCGCCGAGGTGTTCCACACGCTGAAGAAAATCCTGCACTCGAAGGGCCTGTCGACCGCGGTCGGCGACGAAGGCGGCTTTGCCCCATCGGTGGCGAACCATGAAGAAGCGATCAAGCTGATCATGCAGGCGATCGAGCAGGCAGGCTATGAAGCCGGCACCCAGATCGCCATCGGCCTGGACTGCGCCGCCAGCGAGTTCTACAAGGACGGCAAGTACCACCTGGAAGGCGAGGGCCTGCAGTTGACCTCGACCGACTTCACCAACATGCTCGCGACCTGGGTCGACAAGTACCCGATCATCTCGATCGAGGACGCGATGCACGAGGGCGACTGGGAAGGCTGGGCGACGCTGACCGCGGCCCTGGGCAAGCGCGTGCAGCTGGTCGGCGACGATTTGTTCGTCACTAACACCAAGATCCTCAAAGAAGGCATCCAGAAGGGCATCGCCAACTCGATCCTCATCAAGATCAACCAGATCGGCACCCTGACCGAGACCTTCGCCGCCATCGAGATGGCCAAGCGCGCCGGCTACACGGCCGTCATTTCGCACCGTTCGGGCGAAACCGAGGACTCGACCATTGCCGATATCGCGGTCGGCCTGAACGCGCTGCAGATCAAGACCGGCTCGATGTCGCGTTCGGATCGCATGGCCAAGTACAACCAGCTGCTGCGTATCGAGGAAGACCTGGGCGACGTTGCCAGCTACCCTGGCCGCGATGCGTTCTATAATCTGAAATAA
- a CDS encoding amidohydrolase, whose amino-acid sequence MNPSTRLLPLLLAGLGAAGTLQAAALPPEFAAQLDKDYPAIEALYQDLHRNPELAFNEHQTAKKLADRVKALGYEVTTGIGGTGFVAILKNGPGPTAMLRTELDALPVQEKTGLPFASTVTTKNAAGETVPTMHACGHDVHMSAWFATAKLMAENRKAWSGTLMLLGQPAEEPLTGSNAMIKDGLFKRFPKPDYAMSMHDEGTLPAGTVGWHAGHFRASADTITITIHGQGGHGATPQETRDPVVMSARVVMALQTLISRENNPADPVVITVGSIHGGTQANIVPDQVKLLLTVRTFKPEVRKRVLASIVREVEGEAMAAGAPKKPQVDIVPGADSVYNDPQLTARAVAAIQGALGADRVVEMPAKMTSEDFANYGQAGIKSILLHVGAVEPKKLADARAAGKYPPGTHSPQWAPDFKPTVRSFIAAETAVLLDLLKPGQAK is encoded by the coding sequence ATGAACCCCTCCACCCGTCTTCTTCCCCTCCTGCTGGCCGGCCTGGGCGCCGCTGGAACCCTCCAGGCTGCCGCCTTGCCGCCGGAGTTCGCCGCCCAGCTCGACAAGGATTATCCGGCCATCGAAGCGCTCTACCAGGACCTGCACCGCAATCCGGAACTGGCATTCAACGAACACCAGACCGCGAAGAAGCTTGCCGACCGCGTCAAGGCGCTGGGCTACGAGGTCACCACCGGCATCGGCGGCACCGGTTTCGTCGCCATCCTGAAGAACGGCCCCGGCCCGACCGCGATGCTGCGTACGGAACTGGACGCGCTGCCGGTGCAGGAAAAGACCGGCCTGCCGTTCGCCAGCACCGTCACGACGAAAAACGCGGCGGGCGAAACGGTACCGACCATGCACGCCTGCGGCCACGACGTGCACATGTCGGCCTGGTTCGCCACCGCCAAGCTGATGGCGGAGAACCGCAAGGCCTGGAGCGGCACGCTGATGCTGCTCGGCCAGCCGGCCGAGGAGCCGCTGACGGGATCAAACGCGATGATCAAGGATGGTCTCTTCAAGCGCTTCCCGAAGCCCGACTACGCGATGTCGATGCACGACGAAGGCACGCTGCCGGCCGGCACGGTGGGCTGGCATGCCGGCCACTTCCGCGCCTCGGCCGATACCATCACCATCACCATCCACGGCCAGGGCGGACATGGCGCGACGCCCCAGGAAACGCGCGACCCGGTCGTCATGTCGGCGCGCGTCGTGATGGCGCTGCAGACCCTGATCTCGCGCGAGAACAATCCGGCCGACCCGGTCGTCATCACCGTCGGCAGCATCCACGGCGGCACCCAGGCGAACATCGTGCCCGACCAGGTCAAGCTGCTGCTGACCGTGCGCACCTTCAAGCCGGAAGTGCGCAAGCGCGTGCTGGCCAGCATCGTGCGCGAAGTCGAGGGCGAAGCCATGGCCGCGGGCGCGCCGAAGAAGCCGCAGGTCGACATCGTGCCCGGCGCCGATTCGGTCTATAACGATCCGCAGCTGACCGCACGCGCGGTCGCCGCGATCCAGGGCGCGCTGGGGGCCGACAGGGTGGTCGAGATGCCGGCCAAGATGACCTCCGAAGACTTCGCCAACTACGGCCAGGCCGGGATCAAGTCCATCCTGCTGCACGTGGGCGCGGTCGAGCCGAAGAAACTGGCCGATGCGCGCGCCGCCGGCAAGTACCCGCCGGGCACGCACTCGCCACAGTGGGCGCCGGACTTCAAGCCGACCGTGCGTTCCTTCATCGCGGCGGAGACGGCGGTGTTGCTGGATTTGTTGAAGCCGGGGCAGGCGAAGTAG
- the ftsB gene encoding cell division protein FtsB, with amino-acid sequence MRLITLVLAALLVLIQYPLWLGKGGMLAVSDLRDQVDLAQVHTGKLQARNAKLESEVRDLREGLGAVEERARLELGMIKQNEIFVQVLRKDEQPTESMTVPPPPPPPKPGKGGQDAGRGNGPTH; translated from the coding sequence ATGCGCCTCATTACGCTCGTTCTCGCCGCCCTGCTGGTACTGATCCAATACCCTTTATGGCTGGGGAAGGGCGGCATGCTGGCCGTTTCCGACCTGCGCGACCAGGTCGACCTGGCCCAGGTCCACACCGGCAAGCTGCAGGCCCGCAACGCCAAGCTCGAATCGGAAGTGCGCGACCTGCGCGAAGGACTGGGCGCCGTCGAGGAACGTGCGCGCCTGGAACTGGGCATGATCAAGCAGAACGAAATCTTCGTCCAGGTCCTGCGCAAGGACGAACAACCGACCGAATCGATGACCGTCCCGCCGCCGCCGCCGCCGCCGAAACCCGGCAAGGGCGGCCAGGACGCCGGCCGCGGCAACGGTCCCACCCACTGA
- a CDS encoding DUF3224 domain-containing protein gives MSQLHAAGPFDVTVTPQGEPVVVDNATTGRMAIDKLYHGDLNGRGSGEMLSAMTVTEGSAGYVAIERVTGTLHGKSGSFVLQHSGTMARGAQQLSITVVPDSGTGKLTGISGTMRIRIEERNHFYEFDYTLPTA, from the coding sequence ATGAGCCAGCTCCACGCCGCCGGACCGTTCGATGTCACCGTCACCCCGCAAGGCGAGCCTGTCGTCGTCGACAACGCCACCACGGGCCGCATGGCGATCGACAAGCTCTATCACGGCGACCTGAACGGCCGCGGCTCCGGTGAAATGCTGTCCGCCATGACCGTCACCGAAGGCTCGGCCGGCTACGTCGCCATCGAACGCGTGACCGGCACCCTGCACGGCAAGAGCGGCAGCTTCGTGCTGCAGCACTCGGGCACCATGGCGCGCGGTGCCCAGCAGCTGTCGATCACTGTGGTACCGGATTCCGGCACCGGCAAGCTCACCGGCATCAGCGGCACCATGCGCATCCGCATCGAGGAGCGCAACCATTTCTACGAGTTCGACTACACGCTGCCGACGGCCTGA
- a CDS encoding CTP synthase, with translation MTKFVFVTGGVVSSLGKGIAAASLAAILESRGLKVTMLKLDPYINVDPGTMSPMQHGEVFVTDDGAETDLDLGHYERFISTRMKKVNNFTTGQIYESVIRKERRGEYLGKTVQVIPHITNEIQDYIRRGAEGVDVALVEIGGTVGDIESLPFLEAARQLSLRAGRKSTAFVHLTLVPYIASAGELKTKPTQHSVQKLREIGISPNALLCRADRRIPDDERAKISLFANVEEQAVISVWDVDTIYKVPQVLNDQGLDDIILEALDIQAPPADLSMWTKLIHTLENPKHEVTIGMVGKYVDLTESYKSLTEALRHAGIHTESRVNIEYLDSEEIETKGCEHLAKYDAILVPGGFGKRGVEGKIMAARYARENKIPYLGICLGMQVALIEYARHMAGFPNANSTEFDLETDQPVVALINEWQNHDGKVEKRDENSDLGGTMRLGAQTCAVKPGTLAAEIYGSVVTERHRHRYEANNFYLPKVEAAGLVVAARTPNEDLCEIMELPRSGENAHPWYMGVQFHPEFKSTPRSGHPLFTSFIQAALAHQARSAPAAANEQALQGDAA, from the coding sequence ATGACCAAATTTGTATTCGTCACCGGCGGCGTCGTGTCTTCCCTGGGCAAGGGGATCGCAGCCGCCTCCCTCGCCGCGATCCTCGAATCGCGCGGCCTCAAAGTCACCATGCTCAAGCTCGATCCCTACATTAACGTGGATCCGGGCACGATGAGCCCGATGCAGCACGGCGAAGTATTCGTCACCGACGACGGCGCCGAGACCGACCTCGACCTGGGCCACTACGAGCGCTTCATCAGCACCCGCATGAAGAAGGTGAACAACTTCACCACCGGCCAGATTTACGAGTCCGTGATCCGCAAGGAGCGCCGCGGCGAATACCTCGGCAAGACCGTGCAGGTGATCCCGCACATCACCAACGAGATCCAGGACTACATCCGCCGCGGCGCCGAAGGCGTCGACGTCGCGCTGGTCGAGATCGGCGGCACCGTCGGCGACATCGAATCGCTGCCCTTCCTGGAAGCGGCGCGCCAGCTGTCGCTGCGCGCCGGCCGCAAGTCGACGGCCTTCGTCCACCTGACCCTGGTGCCGTATATCGCGTCGGCCGGCGAACTGAAAACCAAGCCGACCCAGCACAGCGTGCAGAAACTGCGCGAGATCGGCATTTCGCCGAATGCCTTGCTGTGCCGCGCCGACCGCCGCATTCCCGACGACGAGCGCGCGAAAATCTCGCTGTTCGCCAACGTCGAAGAGCAGGCCGTGATCTCGGTGTGGGACGTGGACACCATCTACAAGGTGCCGCAGGTGCTGAACGACCAGGGCCTGGACGACATCATCCTCGAAGCGCTGGATATCCAGGCGCCGCCGGCCGACCTGTCGATGTGGACGAAACTGATCCACACGCTGGAAAACCCGAAGCACGAAGTCACCATCGGCATGGTCGGCAAATATGTCGACCTGACCGAATCGTACAAGTCGCTGACCGAAGCGCTGCGCCACGCCGGCATCCATACCGAAAGCCGCGTCAACATCGAGTACCTCGATTCGGAAGAGATCGAAACGAAAGGTTGCGAGCACCTGGCCAAGTACGACGCCATCCTGGTGCCGGGCGGCTTCGGCAAGCGCGGCGTGGAAGGCAAGATCATGGCCGCGCGCTATGCACGCGAAAACAAGATCCCTTACCTCGGCATCTGCCTCGGCATGCAGGTGGCGCTGATCGAATACGCACGCCACATGGCCGGCTTCCCGAACGCGAACTCGACCGAATTCGACCTGGAAACCGACCAGCCGGTCGTCGCCCTGATCAACGAATGGCAGAACCACGACGGCAAAGTGGAAAAGCGCGACGAGAACTCGGACCTGGGCGGCACCATGCGCCTGGGCGCGCAGACCTGCGCCGTGAAACCGGGCACGCTGGCGGCCGAGATCTACGGCAGCGTCGTGACCGAGCGCCACCGCCACCGCTACGAAGCCAACAACTTCTACCTGCCGAAGGTGGAAGCGGCCGGCCTCGTCGTCGCGGCGCGCACCCCGAACGAAGACCTGTGCGAAATCATGGAACTGCCGCGCAGCGGAGAGAACGCGCACCCGTGGTACATGGGCGTGCAGTTCCACCCTGAATTCAAGTCGACCCCACGCAGCGGCCACCCGCTGTTCACCTCGTTCATCCAGGCCGCGCTCGCGCACCAGGCGCGCAGCGCCCCGGCCGCGGCCAACGAACAAGCTTTGCAAGGAGACGCAGCATGA
- a CDS encoding Dps family protein has translation MHMDTGINAEDRARIVESLSTVLADAYMLYLKTHNFHWNVTGPMFSTLHVMFEEQYTEQWNALDDIAERIRSLGHFAPATSRRYAELSSIKEEPDVLSAKEMIRQLVDGNETIVRTLRAGVKVADDLDDYPTADMLTTRMEVHEKNAWMLRSFLEQGAGSTQGEASSD, from the coding sequence ATGCACATGGATACTGGAATCAATGCGGAAGACCGTGCACGCATCGTCGAGTCGCTCTCGACCGTACTGGCGGACGCCTACATGCTGTACCTGAAAACGCACAACTTCCACTGGAACGTGACGGGCCCGATGTTCTCGACCCTGCACGTGATGTTCGAAGAGCAGTACACCGAGCAGTGGAACGCCCTCGACGACATCGCCGAGCGCATCCGCTCCCTCGGCCACTTCGCCCCGGCCACCTCGCGCCGCTATGCCGAACTGTCGAGCATCAAGGAAGAACCGGACGTGCTCTCGGCCAAGGAGATGATCCGCCAGCTGGTCGACGGCAACGAAACCATCGTGCGTACCCTGCGCGCCGGCGTGAAGGTCGCCGACGACCTGGACGACTACCCGACCGCCGACATGCTCACCACCCGCATGGAAGTGCACGAGAAGAACGCCTGGATGCTGCGCTCCTTCCTCGAGCAGGGTGCGGGATCGACGCAGGGCGAAGCCTCGTCGGATTGA
- a CDS encoding LytTR family DNA-binding domain-containing protein, translating to MTRALIADDEPHLAQHLKEQLAQLWPELDIVHVARNGFDAAERIAELRPDLAFLDIQMPGLSGLEVAQGIEGPTRVVFVTAYDEYAVQAFEHAALDYLLKPLKTERLARTLERVKGALTTPPATDAQLAQALQKLLAPPAPAPQRLRYVRAAQGPLTHQVPVADVLFFHADDKYTVVRTAAGEHLIRTPIAELAAQLDPDRFWQVHRSTLINLDFLAGTRRDETSRLFVRMVGIEAELPVSRAFVHLFKAM from the coding sequence ATGACACGTGCCCTGATCGCCGACGACGAACCCCATCTTGCCCAGCACCTGAAGGAGCAGCTTGCGCAGCTCTGGCCGGAACTCGACATCGTTCACGTGGCCAGGAACGGCTTTGACGCGGCCGAGCGGATCGCCGAGCTCCGGCCCGACCTGGCCTTCCTCGACATCCAGATGCCGGGCCTTTCCGGGCTCGAAGTGGCGCAGGGCATCGAAGGACCGACGCGCGTGGTATTCGTCACGGCCTACGACGAGTATGCCGTGCAGGCTTTCGAGCATGCCGCGCTCGACTACCTGCTGAAACCCTTGAAAACCGAGCGCCTGGCGCGCACGCTCGAGCGCGTGAAGGGAGCCCTGACCACCCCGCCGGCGACCGACGCCCAGCTCGCGCAGGCCCTGCAGAAGCTGCTGGCGCCACCTGCCCCGGCACCCCAGCGCCTGCGCTACGTGCGCGCCGCGCAAGGGCCGCTGACGCACCAGGTCCCGGTCGCCGACGTCCTGTTCTTCCATGCGGACGACAAGTACACGGTCGTGCGCACCGCCGCCGGCGAGCACCTGATCCGCACGCCGATCGCCGAACTGGCCGCCCAGCTCGACCCCGACCGGTTCTGGCAGGTGCACCGCTCTACCCTGATCAACCTCGATTTCCTGGCCGGCACCCGCCGCGACGAGACCAGCCGCCTGTTCGTGCGCATGGTCGGCATCGAGGCCGAACTGCCCGTCAGCCGCGCCTTTGTCCACCTGTTCAAGGCGATGTAG
- a CDS encoding SUMF1/EgtB/PvdO family nonheme iron enzyme — protein sequence MPAPRFNLVFAFLVLTGPGAHALAADDKPFEPETMAIPAGSFTMGSNYWKSTSPERAVQVKAFRMGKYEVTVREFGRFVNATGYRAPRQCIQMAGNPWFASMAGSWNANTLSRSRYEPVTCIGPKDAEAYLAWMSKETGKKYRLPTEAEWEYAHRAGSTRKYPFGNNEELACRYGNIADRSAEAAFKRDYDGLDSKSHVGVAPCDDKSEYASIVGMYEPNAFGLHDTLGNVSEFVQDCFKPGYTGAPADGSAAVEAKCVARVNRGGNWHWEGWAAYRRGDMPEDLVGALEGFRVALDVDDADDVVATAATSEFAAELADARQKERDRRSQRAAIKAD from the coding sequence ATGCCGGCCCCTCGCTTTAACCTGGTTTTCGCTTTTCTCGTCCTGACCGGCCCTGGAGCCCATGCGCTTGCCGCCGACGACAAACCTTTCGAACCCGAGACGATGGCCATTCCGGCCGGCAGTTTCACGATGGGCTCGAACTACTGGAAAAGCACCTCGCCCGAGCGCGCCGTGCAGGTCAAGGCGTTCAGGATGGGCAAGTACGAAGTGACGGTGCGGGAATTCGGGCGCTTCGTCAATGCCACCGGCTACCGGGCGCCGCGCCAGTGCATCCAGATGGCCGGCAACCCCTGGTTTGCCAGCATGGCCGGTAGCTGGAACGCCAACACGCTCTCGCGCAGCCGCTACGAGCCCGTGACCTGCATCGGCCCGAAGGATGCAGAGGCCTACCTCGCGTGGATGTCGAAGGAAACGGGCAAGAAATACCGCCTGCCGACCGAAGCGGAATGGGAGTACGCGCACCGCGCCGGCAGCACGCGCAAATACCCTTTCGGGAACAACGAGGAGCTCGCCTGCCGCTACGGGAATATCGCCGACCGCTCGGCGGAAGCCGCCTTCAAGCGCGACTACGACGGCCTCGATTCGAAGTCGCACGTGGGCGTGGCACCCTGCGACGACAAATCGGAGTATGCGAGCATCGTCGGCATGTACGAGCCGAATGCGTTTGGCCTGCATGACACCCTGGGCAATGTGTCGGAGTTCGTGCAAGACTGCTTCAAGCCCGGTTACACGGGTGCCCCGGCGGACGGTTCGGCCGCCGTCGAGGCGAAGTGCGTGGCGCGGGTGAACCGCGGCGGCAACTGGCACTGGGAGGGCTGGGCCGCGTATCGCCGCGGCGACATGCCGGAAGACCTGGTCGGCGCACTGGAGGGCTTCCGGGTCGCGCTCGACGTGGACGATGCGGACGATGTCGTGGCCACGGCTGCGACGAGCGAGTTCGCGGCCGAGCTCGCGGACGCCCGGCAGAAGGAGCGCGACAGGCGCAGCCAGCGCGCAGCCATCAAGGCGGACTGA
- a CDS encoding alpha/beta fold hydrolase: protein MSAVPGYRYHRCRLRASPVQPAGANKEGLVAAPVAEEIARYIAESGLSKPAVIGHSMGGTMGMMLAARHPQALSRLMVVDMVPPTWVRCSPGPAPAPRRSSRSRTASPPACARPLPNNAASGRATPSPAWSTPRRCAPARPPIRWPATLTWACAPTAN from the coding sequence GTGTCCGCGGTGCCCGGTTACCGCTACCACCGGTGCAGGTTGCGGGCTTCGCCGGTCCAGCCTGCCGGCGCAAACAAGGAGGGCCTGGTCGCCGCGCCCGTCGCCGAAGAGATTGCCCGCTACATCGCGGAATCCGGCTTGAGCAAGCCGGCCGTGATCGGCCACTCGATGGGCGGCACGATGGGCATGATGCTGGCCGCGCGCCATCCGCAAGCCCTGTCGCGGCTGATGGTGGTCGACATGGTGCCCCCTACATGGGTCCGCTGTTCGCCGGGCCCGGCGCCAGCGCCCAGAAGGTCGAGTCGGTCGCGGACGGCATCGCCGCCGGCATGCGCGCGGCCACTCCCGAACAACGCAGCAAGCGGGCGGGCGACACCATCGCCGGCATGGTCAACACCGAGGCGATGCGCGCCGGCGCGACCGCCGATTCGCTGGCCAGCGACCCTGACGTGGGCGTGCGCGCCTACCGCGAACTGA
- the kdsA gene encoding 3-deoxy-8-phosphooctulonate synthase — MKLCGFEVGQEHPIFLIAGTCVIESRQMAMDTAGTLKEITSALGIPFIYKSSFDKANRSSGKTFRGPGIDKGLEILADVRREIGVPVLTDVHDEEMIAQVASVVDVLQTPAFLCRQTDFINACARSGKPVNIKKGQFLAPGDMKNVIDKARAAARDAGLNEDNFMACERGASFGYNNLVSDMRSLAIMRESNCPVVFDATHSVQLPGGQGTSSGGQREHVPVLARAAVAVGVAGLFMETHPDPANAMSDGPNAVPLGRMKELLTTLVELDRVVKRAGFLENSFKA, encoded by the coding sequence ATGAAACTCTGCGGTTTTGAAGTAGGCCAGGAACACCCGATTTTCCTGATCGCCGGCACCTGCGTGATCGAGTCGCGCCAGATGGCGATGGACACGGCCGGCACGCTGAAGGAAATCACCAGCGCGCTGGGCATCCCCTTCATCTATAAATCGTCCTTCGACAAGGCGAACCGCTCGTCGGGCAAGACCTTCCGCGGTCCCGGCATCGACAAGGGCCTCGAGATCCTCGCCGACGTGCGCCGCGAAATCGGCGTGCCGGTGCTGACCGACGTGCACGACGAAGAGATGATCGCGCAAGTGGCCAGCGTCGTGGACGTCCTGCAGACGCCGGCTTTTCTCTGCCGCCAGACCGACTTCATCAACGCCTGCGCGCGTTCGGGTAAACCGGTCAACATCAAGAAGGGCCAGTTCCTGGCGCCGGGCGACATGAAGAACGTGATCGACAAGGCACGCGCGGCAGCTCGCGATGCGGGCCTGAACGAGGACAACTTCATGGCCTGCGAACGCGGCGCTTCCTTCGGCTACAACAACCTGGTGTCCGACATGCGTTCGCTCGCCATCATGCGCGAATCGAACTGCCCGGTGGTGTTCGACGCCACCCACTCGGTTCAGCTGCCGGGCGGGCAGGGTACGTCCTCGGGCGGCCAGCGCGAACACGTGCCGGTGCTGGCGCGCGCGGCGGTTGCCGTGGGCGTCGCCGGCCTGTTCATGGAAACCCACCCGGACCCGGCCAACGCCATGTCGGACGGCCCGAACGCGGTGCCGCTGGGCCGCATGAAGGAATTGCTGACGACCCTGGTCGAACTGGACCGCGTGGTCAAGCGTGCGGGCTTCCTCGAGAACAGTTTCAAGGCATAA
- a CDS encoding sensor histidine kinase, protein MRVNAGKAWAAFWTLRKARGEPAWMRVAIASALACAVSLALVLLAGLLRLALFEPAWWRANALPFVCIGVVTGNTLLALFRLLELGSSEARLARLRVDTGWRTGLLFIALALLGIVLGCALGLGLVHVFHDPAAWGRLAQPGQRIRFALFMLVLAGAGAVAWLLRARRLARRRSTLEAQLQLLQAQIEPQFLFNTLADVQILLELDPDGARQMLEEFTDYLRASLGQLRRADSTVAAELDMAQCYLQLLRLRMGERLRFSIQASTGARAATMAPLLLQPLVENAVKHGLEPKPEGGCVQIHADVRDGRLEIAVIDDGAGLPATPDRAGLALENIRARLAARHGPDAALTLAPHGAGTRAMIVLPLIGAAVDSSQAM, encoded by the coding sequence GTGCGCGTGAACGCGGGCAAGGCATGGGCGGCATTCTGGACCTTGCGCAAGGCGCGGGGCGAGCCGGCATGGATGCGCGTAGCGATCGCCAGCGCGCTTGCCTGCGCGGTCAGCCTCGCGCTGGTCCTGCTGGCGGGCCTGCTGCGGCTCGCCCTGTTCGAGCCGGCCTGGTGGCGCGCGAATGCCCTGCCCTTCGTCTGCATCGGCGTCGTCACCGGCAACACCCTGCTGGCCCTGTTCCGCCTGCTGGAATTGGGGAGTTCGGAAGCCAGGCTCGCACGCCTGCGGGTCGATACCGGCTGGAGGACGGGCCTCCTCTTCATTGCCCTTGCCCTGCTCGGCATCGTGCTGGGCTGCGCGCTTGGCCTGGGGCTGGTCCACGTCTTCCATGACCCGGCCGCCTGGGGGCGCCTGGCCCAGCCAGGCCAGCGTATCCGTTTCGCGCTGTTCATGCTGGTGCTGGCGGGAGCGGGTGCCGTGGCATGGCTGCTGCGGGCGCGCCGGCTGGCGCGGCGGCGCAGCACGCTCGAAGCGCAGCTGCAGCTGCTGCAGGCGCAGATCGAGCCGCAATTCCTGTTCAATACGCTGGCCGATGTGCAGATTCTCCTCGAGCTCGACCCGGACGGTGCGCGCCAGATGCTCGAGGAGTTCACCGACTACCTGCGCGCCAGCCTGGGCCAGCTGCGCCGGGCCGACAGCACCGTCGCCGCCGAGCTGGACATGGCGCAATGCTACCTGCAGCTGCTGCGGCTGCGCATGGGCGAGCGCCTGCGGTTTTCGATCCAGGCGAGCACGGGGGCGCGCGCCGCAACCATGGCGCCGCTGCTCCTGCAGCCGCTCGTCGAAAATGCGGTCAAGCATGGGCTGGAACCGAAGCCAGAGGGAGGCTGCGTGCAGATCCATGCCGATGTGCGTGACGGCCGGCTGGAAATCGCCGTGATCGACGACGGCGCAGGCTTGCCCGCAACACCGGATCGGGCCGGGCTGGCACTCGAGAATATCCGCGCACGCCTGGCGGCGCGCCATGGCCCGGATGCGGCGCTGACCCTTGCGCCGCATGGCGCCGGCACGCGTGCGATGATCGTCTTGCCGTTGATCGGCGCTGCTGTCGATTCGTCGCAAGCCATGTAG
- a CDS encoding sensor histidine kinase, with protein MARSYLDLFRIRMGERLRYSIDADAAARAAILPPLLLQPLIENAITHGLEPKVDGGTVHIHARVRDGRLEVSVSDDGLGLDAPRRAGKPRGNGMALENIRARLRTRYGANAALNLAARAMGTHAAIHLPYTATP; from the coding sequence ATGGCACGCAGCTACCTCGACCTGTTCCGCATCCGCATGGGCGAACGCCTGCGCTACAGCATCGATGCCGATGCCGCCGCGCGCGCCGCGATCCTGCCGCCGCTGCTGCTCCAGCCGCTGATCGAGAACGCCATCACCCACGGCCTCGAGCCAAAAGTCGACGGCGGCACGGTGCACATCCATGCCCGGGTGCGCGATGGCCGGCTCGAAGTCTCCGTCAGCGACGACGGGCTGGGCCTGGATGCGCCCCGGCGCGCAGGCAAACCCCGCGGCAACGGCATGGCCCTCGAAAACATCCGCGCGCGCCTGCGCACCCGCTACGGCGCCAATGCGGCATTGAACCTGGCAGCGCGCGCCATGGGCACCCACGCCGCCATCCACCTTCCCTACACCGCGACGCCATGA